A portion of the Lysinibacillus timonensis genome contains these proteins:
- the phnE gene encoding phosphonate ABC transporter, permease protein PhnE, which produces MNSHIDVINKKRIQMTVILIMILLIVFGAKVLTEFSFMDGFASIPGTIVWMSSNLVPTAEAMENFPKVIEKLWETIVLSIIATTTASIVALFFALFGSNTTKINQPIALFSRLIASIFRNIPVVAWALVLVISFGHNVVTGYLALFFTTFGFLVRAFMETIDEASNDSVEALSASGATYFQMVFRGVIPDSLPQMISWVFFMIDTNIRSATLVGLLTGTGIGYLFDLYYKRLDYPTVGLITLAIIVVVIVIEMISNKVRRLIL; this is translated from the coding sequence ATGAACTCACATATAGATGTAATTAACAAAAAAAGAATACAAATGACCGTTATATTGATTATGATACTTCTCATTGTTTTTGGAGCAAAAGTTTTAACGGAATTTAGCTTTATGGATGGATTTGCATCTATACCTGGAACGATCGTTTGGATGTCATCGAATTTAGTACCTACAGCTGAAGCAATGGAAAATTTCCCGAAGGTAATAGAAAAGTTATGGGAAACCATTGTGTTATCTATTATTGCAACTACTACTGCTAGTATAGTAGCTTTATTCTTCGCGTTATTCGGATCGAACACGACGAAGATAAACCAACCAATAGCTTTGTTTTCTCGCTTAATAGCCTCAATCTTTCGTAACATTCCTGTTGTTGCATGGGCATTAGTACTGGTGATTTCTTTCGGGCATAATGTTGTAACGGGTTATCTTGCTTTGTTCTTTACAACATTTGGTTTCTTAGTGCGTGCATTTATGGAAACGATTGACGAAGCAAGTAACGATTCAGTTGAAGCTCTAAGTGCTTCCGGAGCAACCTATTTCCAAATGGTATTTAGAGGGGTTATTCCAGATAGTTTACCGCAAATGATTAGCTGGGTATTTTTTATGATTGATACAAATATTCGTAGTGCAACGCTAGTCGGGTTACTAACGGGAACAGGTATTGGCTACTTATTTGACTTGTATTATAAGCGTTTGGATTACCCAACTGTTGGTTTAATTACTCTTGCCATTATTGTTGTAGTGATTGTCATTGAAATGATCTCAAATAAAGTAAGGAGGTTGATTTTATAA
- a CDS encoding ABC transporter permease codes for MHVSEVSSPMEGIKLRNGKIQIKTFNRSNFVLQLTLSFLIIFTMVAPFFLDYKSIDLQTAVFYTLDNLKMMFLQPALNQVSLGVALYQILITLALAFLSTIIGAIISFFLAILTAKNLAPSFISNMIITLNSVIRAIPTVLWVLIFAIVAGLGSVAAVLGMTLHTIAYLTKAYAESFEEIDKGMIEALRATGAKWWHIIVHVVLPQTSSYMISWTFLRFETNYGVAIAMGAAAAAGGIGFELFMSSSFYYDLHEVGAITYFALLIAIVLELFSVRLKNRLVGTR; via the coding sequence ATGCATGTTTCTGAAGTTAGTTCTCCAATGGAAGGAATTAAGCTTCGTAATGGGAAAATACAAATTAAAACATTTAACCGTTCAAACTTTGTATTACAATTAACTCTATCATTCTTAATCATTTTTACAATGGTCGCTCCATTTTTTCTAGACTATAAATCAATTGATTTACAAACAGCAGTTTTTTATACGTTAGATAATTTAAAAATGATGTTTCTACAGCCTGCTTTAAACCAGGTATCTTTGGGAGTAGCTTTATATCAAATTTTAATAACATTAGCTCTAGCTTTTTTATCTACTATTATTGGTGCAATTATTTCATTTTTCTTAGCAATATTAACGGCTAAAAATCTGGCGCCCTCTTTCATTTCGAATATGATTATTACATTAAATTCAGTTATTCGTGCAATTCCAACTGTTCTTTGGGTTTTAATCTTTGCCATTGTTGCAGGACTTGGTAGTGTTGCTGCTGTACTAGGGATGACGCTACATACAATCGCCTATTTAACAAAAGCATACGCTGAGTCATTTGAAGAAATAGACAAGGGAATGATTGAAGCGTTACGTGCTACTGGGGCGAAATGGTGGCATATTATCGTCCATGTTGTGCTACCTCAAACATCATCATATATGATTTCATGGACATTCTTACGATTTGAAACAAACTATGGGGTAGCGATTGCAATGGGTGCAGCAGCAGCTGCTGGTGGTATCGGTTTTGAATTATTTATGTCCTCTAGTTTCTACTATGACCTACATGAAGTAGGTGCTATTACTTACTTTGCCTTACTCATTGCCATTGTTTTAGAACTCTTCTCAGTAAGATTAAAAAATCGATTAGTTGGTACGAGATAG
- a CDS encoding amidohydrolase, with the protein MGQVQTYEEVIYGWFDHFHANPEISWKEIETTKKIASILDEMNIPYKTFSDVTGLVAEIGQGEEVIAVRADIDALWQEVDGVMKANHSCGHDAHMSIVLGSLLKLKDEILRKRVRFIFQPAEETGGGAIEMVKHGVIDDVTHLFGIHLRPIEELPFGKVSPAVHHGAALFLSGTIHGVDAHGARPHQGKNAIDIVFAIQQMLKSIYINPFEVHSAKLTKIVADGGSTNIIPGHATFSMDVRAQKNSVIDDLQKRIDDGLKQVCQMYDTRIDWSWVDKTPGAEVSEEATRIAWNSIKEALGEKYLAKPISTPGSDDFHFYTVLKPNLKATMLGIGADLTPGLHHPKMTFKREAILVGVNALTATLRNAANNTTI; encoded by the coding sequence ATGGGTCAAGTGCAAACTTACGAGGAAGTCATCTATGGATGGTTTGATCATTTTCATGCAAATCCAGAAATCAGCTGGAAGGAAATTGAGACAACAAAGAAAATTGCTTCAATTTTAGATGAAATGAACATTCCTTATAAAACGTTTTCAGATGTAACAGGATTAGTTGCTGAAATTGGGCAAGGAGAAGAAGTAATTGCGGTTCGAGCGGATATCGATGCATTATGGCAAGAAGTGGATGGCGTTATGAAAGCAAACCATTCTTGTGGACATGATGCTCATATGTCAATCGTATTAGGGTCATTACTAAAATTAAAAGACGAAATATTAAGAAAACGCGTTCGGTTCATTTTCCAACCGGCTGAGGAAACGGGTGGGGGAGCAATTGAAATGGTGAAACATGGCGTAATCGATGATGTTACGCATTTATTTGGAATCCATTTAAGACCAATTGAAGAACTTCCATTTGGGAAAGTATCACCAGCAGTTCATCATGGAGCTGCGTTGTTTCTAAGTGGTACTATACATGGAGTGGACGCTCATGGTGCAAGACCACATCAAGGGAAAAATGCCATTGATATTGTTTTTGCTATTCAACAAATGCTAAAGAGTATTTATATTAATCCATTTGAAGTGCATAGTGCCAAGCTTACGAAAATTGTTGCTGATGGTGGAAGTACAAATATAATACCCGGACACGCAACATTTTCGATGGATGTAAGAGCACAAAAAAACTCTGTAATAGACGATCTTCAAAAACGTATTGATGACGGTCTAAAGCAAGTCTGTCAGATGTATGATACAAGAATCGATTGGAGTTGGGTTGATAAAACTCCAGGGGCAGAAGTATCTGAAGAGGCAACTAGAATTGCATGGAATTCAATTAAAGAAGCATTAGGTGAGAAATATTTAGCAAAACCAATTTCAACACCTGGTAGCGATGACTTCCATTTTTATACTGTATTAAAACCGAATTTAAAAGCGACAATGCTTGGTATTGGGGCAGATTTAACGCCTGGTTTGCATCACCCGAAAATGACGTTCAAAAGAGAAGCAATACTTGTAGGTGTCAATGCTTTAACAGCAACACTACGTAATGCAGCAAACAATACAACCATCTAA
- a CDS encoding mandelate racemase/muconate lactonizing enzyme family protein: MKIKQLELFAINLPLIKPFIISYASYPHISSIIVKLTTECGLVGWGECVPDEHITGETPTSTYAMIKDKLAPLMIGQNPMEFEKIHDLMDKAVKLAPAAKAAIDIACFDVVGKKLGVPIFQLLGGRYHEKFPVTHVLSIGEPEDMASEAEEKVKEGYTSFKMKVGVNVSADVKRIKAVRARVGEDIAIRVDVNQGWENSANTLSALRHLEHLGIDWLEQPVDQDDIDGMVEIKSKSSIPQMIDEGIKNMKDMREIIAKRAADKVNIKLMKCGGIYPATKLAVMAEMAGIECQVGSMVESSIGSAAGFHVAFSKKIMKSVELTGPLKFSKDIGDLVESYQIPFIQLNERPGLGVNVNESVLAELTQVSDIIK, from the coding sequence ATGAAAATTAAACAGCTAGAATTATTTGCAATAAATTTACCACTAATTAAACCATTTATTATTAGTTATGCGTCTTATCCACATATTTCGTCGATTATTGTTAAATTAACAACAGAATGTGGACTTGTTGGATGGGGTGAGTGTGTTCCAGACGAACATATAACAGGGGAAACACCAACATCAACATATGCAATGATTAAGGATAAGCTTGCACCATTAATGATTGGGCAAAACCCAATGGAGTTTGAAAAGATACACGATTTAATGGATAAAGCGGTCAAGCTAGCTCCTGCTGCAAAGGCCGCAATTGATATTGCTTGCTTCGATGTAGTTGGGAAAAAGTTAGGTGTACCGATATTTCAATTGCTTGGTGGACGCTATCATGAAAAATTCCCCGTTACTCACGTACTAAGTATTGGCGAACCAGAGGATATGGCTAGTGAAGCTGAAGAGAAAGTAAAAGAAGGCTATACTTCATTTAAAATGAAAGTTGGTGTGAATGTCTCGGCTGATGTGAAACGAATAAAAGCAGTTCGTGCACGAGTTGGTGAAGACATTGCAATCCGTGTCGATGTTAACCAAGGATGGGAAAATAGTGCTAATACATTAAGTGCTCTACGTCATTTAGAACATTTAGGGATTGATTGGTTAGAACAACCGGTTGATCAAGATGATATTGATGGTATGGTCGAAATTAAATCAAAATCGTCCATTCCTCAAATGATTGACGAAGGGATTAAAAATATGAAAGATATGCGCGAGATTATTGCAAAACGTGCAGCTGATAAAGTAAATATTAAGCTAATGAAATGTGGCGGAATCTATCCAGCTACGAAGTTAGCAGTTATGGCTGAAATGGCAGGCATCGAATGCCAAGTGGGTTCAATGGTTGAGTCAAGCATAGGATCTGCAGCAGGATTCCATGTGGCATTTTCGAAAAAAATAATGAAAAGTGTTGAATTAACAGGACCGTTAAAGTTCTCTAAAGATATTGGTGATCTAGTTGAAAGTTATCAAATTCCATTTATTCAACTTAATGAACGACCGGGATTAGGTGTGAATGTAAATGAATCAGTACTTGCTGAACTAACACAAGTTTCAGACATTATAAAGTAG
- a CDS encoding N-acetyltransferase: MLGVVPYKVYVLTKVHLPEVLALQEVVMEALPNKDTLQPLSEDEFLYMLEGNGLLIGVYIEDKLIAFRAVVVPKIDEEHLGYDLGLVEESDLQRIMYQEISNVHPNYRGHGLQKTMAKVIMGQIEPSKFDYLCTTVMPYNIASLKDKFSQGFYIIALKTIYGGKLRYVFAHDLQKEPQYEEETIIISMGDREGQQQLLKQGYVGVLMKQVDDDWFVEYRRQVK, from the coding sequence ATGTTAGGTGTCGTACCTTATAAAGTATATGTTTTAACAAAAGTGCATTTACCAGAAGTATTAGCACTACAAGAAGTGGTAATGGAAGCATTACCAAATAAAGATACCTTACAACCACTTTCTGAAGATGAGTTTTTATATATGTTAGAAGGAAATGGTTTATTAATTGGTGTATACATTGAAGATAAGTTAATTGCTTTTCGTGCAGTAGTGGTACCTAAAATAGATGAAGAACATTTAGGGTACGATCTAGGTCTGGTGGAAGAATCTGATTTACAACGAATTATGTATCAAGAGATTTCGAATGTTCACCCAAATTATCGTGGTCATGGTTTACAGAAGACAATGGCAAAAGTAATAATGGGGCAAATTGAACCATCAAAATTTGACTATTTATGCACAACAGTTATGCCATATAATATTGCGAGTCTAAAGGATAAATTTTCACAAGGTTTTTACATAATTGCATTAAAAACAATATATGGTGGAAAACTTCGATATGTTTTTGCACATGATTTACAAAAAGAACCTCAATATGAAGAAGAAACCATTATTATTTCTATGGGCGACAGAGAAGGCCAGCAACAATTGTTAAAACAAGGATATGTTGGTGTCTTAATGAAGCAGGTTGATGATGATTGGTTTGTAGAGTATAGAAGACAAGTTAAATAA
- a CDS encoding alpha/beta fold hydrolase, translating into MEFKEFGDSRNPKIMLIHGMATTWDTCYRATIDELKNDFFIIVPVLDGHNPNETSEFCSIHEAANKIEQYILNHHNGKLHAASGFSMGGTILIQILANQIIQIHRVVLDAAYCAPLGVFSKLCTKFLSMQIAKIKENKPFHFALRKVMEYGKFDEVALRKAFFSSITHKSILNCFTQLFNYQIPKNLSYTKAEVTYWYGSNESYAAKSARNLKKVLPNLKIRTFDRYGHGELITKYPKQGVAELKRLILY; encoded by the coding sequence ATGGAATTTAAAGAATTTGGTGATAGTAGAAATCCAAAAATCATGTTAATTCATGGAATGGCAACTACATGGGATACATGTTACCGAGCGACAATTGATGAATTAAAGAATGATTTTTTTATTATTGTACCAGTTTTGGATGGCCATAATCCAAATGAAACATCAGAGTTTTGCTCAATACATGAAGCCGCTAATAAGATTGAACAATACATTTTAAACCATCATAATGGTAAGTTGCATGCAGCAAGTGGCTTTTCAATGGGTGGCACGATACTAATCCAAATCCTTGCGAATCAAATCATTCAAATCCATCGAGTTGTGCTAGATGCAGCATATTGTGCGCCGCTTGGAGTTTTTTCAAAATTATGTACCAAATTTCTATCAATGCAAATCGCCAAGATTAAAGAGAATAAACCATTTCACTTTGCCCTAAGAAAGGTCATGGAGTATGGGAAATTCGATGAGGTTGCCTTGAGAAAGGCTTTCTTTTCAAGTATCACACATAAGAGTATTTTGAACTGTTTTACCCAACTGTTCAATTATCAAATCCCTAAGAATTTAAGTTACACAAAGGCGGAAGTAACTTATTGGTACGGAAGTAATGAATCATATGCTGCAAAATCTGCGCGGAACTTAAAAAAGGTGTTACCAAATTTAAAGATACGAACTTTTGACCGGTATGGTCATGGAGAATTAATTACGAAATATCCTAAGCAAGGTGTTGCAGAGTTAAAACGATTGATTTTATATTAG
- a CDS encoding Fe-S oxidoreductase: MPALTYDQLRMLNSYSIFTENPDKPLFTLENVHKDFFIKDFRNLMMGITQAQTEAAAVSHFGRRYGMFLAMQFHLLAKDDLIWDGKKQDVRFSLIHEYGVNTLGTFITATDFRYVEDYERERVISKLLYQIHELIIQLRKSTSISPLTIWENIFGYMLWNYYELLQDPSKADRAYEDLEILEGTKAWELFSNKSWFYQYTQGKSPVDLVGKPVRKSCCFSKDIPGLMACEFCPMK, encoded by the coding sequence ATGCCCGCTCTAACGTATGATCAACTAAGAATGCTTAACTCATACAGTATCTTTACTGAAAATCCAGATAAACCACTTTTCACACTAGAAAATGTACATAAAGACTTTTTTATCAAGGACTTTCGTAATTTAATGATGGGGATTACACAAGCACAAACAGAGGCGGCTGCGGTGTCTCATTTTGGAAGACGTTATGGGATGTTCCTTGCAATGCAATTTCATTTACTTGCGAAAGACGACCTTATTTGGGATGGGAAAAAGCAAGATGTACGTTTCAGCCTTATCCACGAATATGGTGTTAATACTTTAGGAACCTTTATTACTGCAACAGATTTTCGATATGTCGAAGATTATGAACGGGAAAGAGTCATTTCCAAGTTGCTTTACCAAATCCATGAACTCATCATTCAACTTAGGAAATCAACGTCTATTTCCCCGCTTACTATATGGGAAAACATTTTTGGTTATATGCTTTGGAATTATTATGAACTTCTACAAGACCCGAGCAAAGCTGACCGTGCATATGAGGATTTAGAAATTCTTGAGGGAACGAAAGCATGGGAGCTCTTTTCCAATAAGTCTTGGTTTTACCAGTACACGCAAGGAAAAAGCCCGGTTGACCTTGTTGGAAAGCCGGTACGTAAAAGCTGTTGCTTCTCAAAAGACATCCCTGGGCTCATGGCATGTGAGTTTTGTCCAATGAAATGA
- a CDS encoding DUF4395 domain-containing protein: MSKIQSIPRPLVRTNQWIIFISVVITWVTGYEWVLVVPLVANLMGILFNFNPIMKFARLFLIKEGKTYIPEDITQQKFNACIASFCLAVGFISFLLGWNIVGYVFTILVAVASFIAILGFCVGCFIFYQFKQFQYRRSLKRIS; the protein is encoded by the coding sequence GTGTCGAAAATACAATCAATACCACGTCCTTTAGTGAGAACAAATCAGTGGATCATATTTATTTCAGTCGTAATAACATGGGTGACAGGGTATGAATGGGTTTTAGTAGTACCATTAGTTGCAAATCTAATGGGAATTTTGTTTAACTTTAATCCAATTATGAAATTTGCTAGATTATTTTTAATTAAGGAAGGGAAAACCTATATTCCCGAAGATATAACACAACAAAAATTTAACGCATGTATTGCATCATTTTGTTTAGCAGTAGGGTTTATTAGTTTCTTGTTAGGTTGGAATATTGTGGGCTACGTATTTACAATTCTGGTTGCAGTAGCTTCATTTATTGCTATTTTAGGATTTTGTGTAGGCTGTTTTATTTTTTATCAATTTAAACAATTTCAATATCGCAGATCGTTAAAGCGAATTAGTTAA
- a CDS encoding multidrug resistance efflux transporter family protein, with protein MKEIVLGIFAALFFAVTFILNRSMELEGGSWLWSSSLRYFFMVPFLLVIVYFRKGLKPLSKEMKSQPLKWTIWSFVGFVLFYAPLTYAASYGPGWLISGTWQLTIVAGVLLAPLFIVKNGDTAVRQRIPVTSLIISCIILVGIVLIQIPQAQSASLGILLLGIIPVIIAAFAFPLGNRKMMEIVDGRLDTYQRVLGMTIASLPAWIILAVYACITVGLPSMSQVIQSLIVAASSGVIATVLFFIATDRVRDNQGKLAAVEATQSTEVLFVIIGEMILLTVPLPEPIALIGIGIIVIGMLLHSYHTMLLSKKVESQTLSISKGTSENHYESTINK; from the coding sequence ATGAAAGAGATTGTATTAGGCATTTTTGCAGCTTTGTTCTTTGCGGTTACATTTATTTTAAACCGATCAATGGAACTTGAAGGCGGAAGTTGGCTATGGAGCTCATCTTTACGCTATTTCTTTATGGTCCCGTTCTTGCTAGTAATCGTGTATTTTCGGAAGGGCTTAAAGCCATTATCAAAGGAAATGAAGAGTCAACCGCTCAAATGGACCATCTGGAGTTTCGTAGGATTTGTCTTGTTCTACGCACCACTTACTTATGCAGCTTCATATGGACCTGGATGGCTCATTTCAGGAACATGGCAACTAACCATTGTAGCAGGTGTATTGCTTGCTCCTTTATTTATAGTGAAAAATGGGGATACGGCCGTTCGACAAAGAATTCCTGTCACGTCACTTATTATCTCTTGCATTATTTTAGTAGGAATAGTACTTATACAAATTCCACAAGCTCAATCTGCCTCTTTAGGCATTTTGTTACTAGGCATTATCCCGGTCATTATTGCAGCATTTGCCTTTCCACTAGGTAATCGTAAAATGATGGAAATTGTCGATGGACGCCTTGATACATATCAAAGAGTACTTGGAATGACGATTGCATCACTACCAGCATGGATCATTTTAGCAGTATATGCTTGTATAACAGTTGGTCTTCCCTCGATGAGTCAAGTTATTCAATCACTAATTGTTGCAGCAAGTTCTGGTGTAATAGCTACCGTGTTATTCTTCATTGCTACTGACCGTGTTCGAGATAATCAGGGGAAACTTGCAGCTGTTGAAGCTACTCAATCGACAGAAGTTCTTTTTGTTATCATTGGAGAAATGATCTTACTGACCGTACCACTGCCCGAACCGATAGCTCTAATAGGAATTGGCATTATCGTCATCGGAATGTTATTGCATAGTTATCATACAATGTTGTTGTCTAAAAAGGTTGAGAGTCAAACTCTTTCAATATCAAAAGGAACATCTGAAAACCATTACGAGTCAACAATTAATAAGTAG
- the pepT gene encoding peptidase T produces MKEKVIERLIRYAKVDTQSDPESTTTPSTQKQFDLLNMLKDELESIGLSEITLDDYGYLFATLPSNTEKQVPTIGFLAHVDTATDFTGTNVNPQRIDNYDGKNIRLENGLIMSPDYFPNLKNYIGQTLITTDGTTLLGADDKAGIAEIMTAIEYLVEHPEIKHGKIRVAFTPDEEIGRGPHKFDVQKFGADFAYTMDGGPLGELQFESFNAAAARVLTRGTSVHPGSAKGKMVNAITTAIKFHNEMPADSVPEKTEGYEGFIHLMNFNGSIEEAKLSYIIRDHDRTKFEEKKALFFAVEKQIKEEFGENSITVELVDQYYNMGEKIEPVKEIVDIAKKAMENLNIKPIIEPIRGGTDGSQLSFMGLPTPNIFAGGENMHGKFEYVSAETMEQATKVIIEIVQLFEAQS; encoded by the coding sequence ATGAAGGAAAAAGTAATCGAACGTTTAATTCGATATGCAAAAGTCGATACACAATCCGATCCAGAAAGCACTACTACCCCATCTACCCAAAAACAATTTGATTTATTAAATATGTTAAAAGATGAACTCGAATCAATTGGTTTATCGGAAATTACATTAGATGATTACGGCTATTTATTTGCCACATTACCTTCCAATACAGAAAAACAAGTACCGACAATTGGCTTTCTAGCTCATGTTGATACTGCAACGGACTTCACTGGAACAAACGTAAACCCACAAAGAATTGATAACTATGATGGTAAAAATATTCGTTTGGAGAATGGGCTTATTATGTCTCCTGATTACTTCCCTAACTTAAAAAATTATATAGGGCAGACATTAATTACAACAGATGGTACAACACTCTTAGGTGCAGACGACAAGGCAGGGATCGCTGAAATTATGACTGCAATAGAGTATTTAGTGGAACATCCTGAAATTAAACATGGGAAAATTCGCGTAGCTTTTACACCAGACGAGGAGATTGGACGGGGTCCTCATAAATTTGATGTGCAAAAGTTTGGGGCAGACTTTGCCTATACAATGGATGGCGGGCCACTTGGTGAATTGCAATTTGAAAGTTTCAACGCTGCAGCAGCAAGAGTCTTAACACGTGGCACAAGTGTTCACCCAGGTTCTGCAAAAGGTAAAATGGTGAATGCTATCACAACGGCGATTAAGTTCCATAATGAAATGCCGGCTGATAGCGTTCCTGAAAAAACAGAAGGTTATGAAGGATTTATTCACCTAATGAATTTCAACGGATCTATTGAAGAAGCAAAACTTTCCTATATTATCCGTGATCATGATCGAACTAAATTCGAGGAAAAAAAAGCACTCTTTTTTGCCGTAGAAAAACAAATAAAAGAGGAATTTGGCGAAAATTCTATTACAGTTGAATTAGTGGATCAATATTATAATATGGGCGAAAAAATTGAGCCTGTAAAGGAAATTGTTGACATTGCAAAGAAAGCAATGGAAAATTTAAATATCAAACCGATCATTGAACCAATCCGTGGTGGCACAGACGGATCACAATTATCCTTTATGGGACTACCTACGCCAAATATCTTTGCTGGCGGGGAAAACATGCACGGTAAGTTCGAATATGTTTCTGCAGAAACAATGGAACAAGCGACTAAAGTCATTATAGAAATCGTTCAATTATTCGAAGCACAGAGTTAA
- the nfsA gene encoding oxygen-insensitive NADPH nitroreductase, which produces MSEVRDLLRSHSSVRKYTGEQLSKETVIDLIETAQMAASSHFVQAYSVIWVTDEEKKRKLGELSKNEFQFETAGASFLFCVDFKRLQIAGKKHNVDIVADSAENVLVGVADVALFAQNFVIAAEAKGYGICYIGGARNNPSDISELFGLPEYVFPLFAMTIGTPTKRNETKPRLPVEAVLHENEYDIQKYEQLLDEYDATMESYYTSRSSNNKISNWTKQMADFLITQRRPHIKEFLASKGFNWR; this is translated from the coding sequence ATGTCTGAAGTTAGAGATTTGCTACGAAGTCACTCTTCGGTAAGAAAGTATACAGGGGAACAACTATCAAAGGAAACTGTAATTGACCTAATTGAAACTGCGCAAATGGCCGCAAGTTCTCATTTTGTACAGGCCTACAGCGTCATTTGGGTAACAGATGAAGAGAAAAAAAGAAAACTTGGGGAACTCTCAAAAAACGAGTTTCAATTCGAAACTGCAGGAGCCTCATTTTTATTTTGTGTAGATTTTAAACGTCTTCAAATTGCTGGGAAAAAGCATAATGTAGATATCGTTGCAGATTCAGCGGAGAACGTTCTTGTTGGTGTAGCAGACGTAGCACTTTTTGCTCAAAACTTTGTCATTGCTGCAGAAGCTAAAGGATATGGGATTTGCTATATTGGTGGAGCACGTAATAATCCAAGTGATATAAGCGAATTATTTGGTTTACCTGAATATGTTTTCCCATTATTTGCAATGACGATTGGTACACCAACTAAACGTAATGAAACGAAACCGCGTCTTCCGGTTGAAGCGGTATTACATGAAAATGAATATGATATACAAAAGTACGAACAGCTATTAGACGAATACGATGCTACTATGGAAAGCTATTATACTAGTCGTAGTTCAAATAATAAAATATCAAATTGGACAAAACAGATGGCAGATTTCTTAATTACTCAAAGAAGACCTCACATAAAAGAATTTTTAGCCTCAAAAGGATTTAATTGGAGGTAG
- a CDS encoding glycerol-3-phosphate acyltransferase has product MIFASFIVLLFGYLIGCILGSNIAYFLTGINIKNTGSKNAGATNAVISLGWKYGIMVVIIDIGKAIIAILTVQYILSNFSFSQHELEVLSYITGGAVIIGHNFPFHMNFNGGKGTASLVGFLLAMSWKIGLLAIISFFAFAFIFNYLIVGVFQLYIILIIQALNESTVIPAFIAIILLIVAIVLHLENINRILDGKEPKMSILYKRHEASIDQ; this is encoded by the coding sequence ATGATATTCGCATCATTCATAGTATTATTATTCGGTTACTTAATTGGATGTATTCTAGGTTCGAATATTGCGTATTTTTTAACCGGTATTAACATAAAAAATACAGGTTCTAAGAACGCTGGAGCAACAAATGCTGTCATATCTCTAGGTTGGAAATATGGAATTATGGTAGTCATTATTGATATAGGAAAAGCAATTATAGCCATCTTAACAGTTCAATATATATTAAGTAATTTCAGCTTCTCACAACACGAACTTGAAGTTTTATCATATATTACAGGTGGAGCCGTAATAATAGGACATAATTTCCCTTTCCATATGAATTTTAATGGTGGAAAAGGAACGGCATCGCTCGTCGGATTTCTCCTAGCTATGAGCTGGAAAATCGGATTACTTGCTATTATTTCATTTTTTGCATTTGCATTTATTTTTAATTATTTAATAGTTGGTGTTTTCCAGCTTTATATTATATTGATCATTCAAGCACTTAATGAATCGACTGTCATACCAGCTTTTATTGCTATCATTCTACTCATAGTAGCTATAGTCCTTCATTTGGAAAATATTAATCGAATACTGGATGGTAAAGAGCCTAAAATGTCTATTCTCTACAAGCGACATGAAGCCAGTATCGATCAATAA